The Corynebacterium occultum sequence GTGACGGAGAACCCATCTTCTCTCGCCGAAACATGGCAACAGGTGGTCGCAGAACTCCTGCATGAGTCAGAGCGTCCGGACTCAGAGATCCCGACCTTGACCCACCAGCAGAAGGCCTATCTGAAGCTGGCGCGGCCGATTGTCCTCGTCCAGGGTTATGCCGTTTTGGCGACCCCGCACACCATGGCCAAGCAGGTCGTGGAAAATGATCTCGGCGAATACATCTCCAAGGTGCTGTCCAAGCAGATGGGTCACCCCTGCAGCCTGGCAGTCAGTGTCGAGCCCCACGCCCTGGCGGCGGAAGAGGCCTCCAAGGAGATTCCCCGCGCCCCCGGCACATTCTGGGAAGAAAACATCACCCCGGAGCAACAGCCGAACCAGGGTGGGCCGCAGCAGACGGTGGCCAATCAGCCGCCGCAGCACCAGAATCAGCAACCCCATCAGTCTGGGAGGGGACAGCAGTTCCCCCCGCAGGGGTATCCGGACCATAACTACCAGGAACAGCAGTTCCAGGATCCGGCTTACCAGAACCCGAATTTCCGGAATCAGAATTTCCGGGACCCGAATTTCAATAACTACGGTGCGAACCAGGACTTTTCCGGCAACCAGGAGTTCTCCGGTGGCGGCTGGAGTCCCAGCCACGCCCCGGCTCAGCAGTTTGACGCCGGCTCCGGCCGGCAGCAGCAGAGTCCCAACTTTGATCGTCGCCTGCCGCGGGAAAAACCCGCACACAACCCGAACAAGGAACGTTCGCTGAACCCGAAGTACACCTTCGAGTCCTTCGTGATCGGCTCCTCCAACCGCTTCGCCAATGGTGCGGCCGTCGCAGTGGCGGAGAATCCGGCGAAAGCCTATAACCCGCTGTTCATCTGGGGTGGTTCGGGACTGGGAAAAACCCATCTGCTGCATGCGGCCGGTAACTACGCCCATGTGCTGCAGCCGGGCCTGCGGATCAAGTATGTCTCGAGTGAGGAATTCACCAACGACTACATCAACTCGGTCCGTGATGACCGCCAGGAATCCTTCAAGCGGCGCTACCGCAACCTGGACATCCTGATGGTTGATGACATCCAGTTCCTCGAGGGCAAGGAAGGCACCCAGGAAGAGTTCTTCCACACCTTCAACGCCCTGCATCAGGCGGATAAGCAGATCATCCTCTCCTCGGACCGTCCGCCGAAGCAGCTGACCACCCTCGAGGATCGTCTGCGGACCCGTTTCGAGGGTGGATTGATCACTGATATCCAGCCCCCGGATCTGGAGACCCGAATTGCCATTCTGATGAAGAAGGCACAGGCGGACGGCACTCTCGTGGACCGTGACGTGCTGGAGATGATTGCTTCCCGTTTCGAGTCCTCCATCCGCGAGCTTGAAGGTGCGTTGATCCGTGTCTCGGCCTACTCTTCCCTGATCAATCAGCCGATTGACATGAAGATGGCGGAGATTGCGCTGCGTGACATTCTCCCGGAGGATGCCGATGTGGAGATCACCGCAGCGGCGATCATGGAGGTCACCGCCGACTACTTCGATATCACCCTGGACACTCTCCGGGGCGCCGGCAAGACCCGCGCGGTGGCTCATGCCCGCCAACTGGCGATGTACCTCTGCCGGGAGCTGACGGACTTGTCGCTGCCTAAGATCGGTGACCAGTTCGGCGGCAAGGACCACACCACCGTCATGTACGCCGACCGCAAGATCCGCAAGGAAATGAAGGAAAAGCGCGACACCTACGATGAAATTCAGTCCCTGACCCAGCTGATCAAGAACCGCAGCCGCGGCTAAGCTCCACCCAGGAAACACAAAACCTGCGCTCCCATGGGATGGGGCGCAGGTTTTGCCATTTCTGGCCCCTCTTATCCCCGCTCCGGCCTCGGACACACTGCGCTGAACTGCAGTTTTAGTGGGGGAGGGGGGTTTTCGTGCGGCGCGTAGAAAAACTATCCACAAAGTTATTCACACCTGTGTAATTACACAATTGTAATTATGTGATCCTCATCACTTTTGGAGGAGCTTCCCGAGCCCGAAAAAGCTGTGCACAACCACCCTCCAGCTGTGCACTCCCTGCTCAGAGCTGTGGAAGGATTGTGGATAGATTTCCGGGATTTAAAGTTATCCACAATTGAGTCGAGTTATCCACAGGCTATCCACAGCCCCGCGCACAGCCCGGATTCCATCGACTAGCTTGTGATTCAGCCCTTCATCCACAGAGTGCACAGGACTTACTGTTGTTACTGTCTTTTAACTAGATATAACTAAAGAAGAAAGAGGGAGTGGGGACAACTTGGTGATGAGGTCCCGGAAACGCAGTGCTCCGGGAGCAAATCTTTGAATAACAAGTTTCGGGCCCTGAGCAATCACGGGTACCGTGAGTTTGTAATTCCCAAAGGCCCGCACTTTTCCGGTGCGTGCCAAAACCTGTAATTCACCTGCCCTTCCGGGACGCCCCGGAATGACAAGAATTTCTCCGTTCAAGATTTTCCGCCTTCAGAAACACACAAGGAGCCGAGCAGCCATGGAGTCCCAAGCCGTGTCATTCCGGGTAGCCAAGGATGACCTGGCCAACGCAGTCGCCTGGGTCGCAAGAAACCTGCCGAGCAAGGTGACCCAGCCGGTGCTGCGCGCCATGCTGATCACCGCCGATGACAACGGCCTCGAACTCGCAGGCTTCGACTACGAGGTGTCCACCAAGGTCCGCCTCTCCGCCGAGGTCATCGAACCCGGCCGGATTGCCGTTGCCGGCAAGCTCATCGCAGAAATCACCAACACCCTGCCCAATAAGCCGGTCGAGCTGAAGGTTGAGGGCTCTAAAGTCCTGCTGACCTGTGGTTCCTCCCGCTTCGAGCTGCCCCTGATTCCGCTGGATGATTACCCTCAGCTCCCGGAACTTCCGGAGACCACCGGCACCATCAACCCCCAGCTCTTCACCGAAGCCATCACCCAGGTGGCCACCGCCGCCGGCCGGGATGACACCCTTCCCATGCTGACCGGCGTCAATGTCGAGATCAACGGCAACCAGGTCCAGATGGCCGCCACCGACCGTTTCCGACTGGCCCTGCGGACCTTCGAATGGAACCCCGTCGACCCGGATATCCAGGCCCGACTGCTGCTGCCGGCGAAGACCCTGCTGGAAAACGCCCGCACCCTCGACCAACACCAGGCCCAGCCGGTGGAGATCGCTGTGGGCACCGGCGAACAGATCGGCCGGGAGGGACTCTTCGGCGTCCACACCGAAAACCGGGAGACCACCACCCGCATGCTCGATGCTGACTTCCCGAACATTCACCCTCTCCTGCCCAAGGTCCACACCTCCATGGCCTGCATCCCAATCGCCCCGCTGCAGGAGGCCATCCGCCGTGTCAGTCTGGTCACGGAGCGCAACGCCCAGATCCGGATGCAGTTCGCTCCGGGTCAGGTCATCCTCTCCGCCGGCGGCACCGATTCCGGGCACGCCGAGGAAACCATCGAATGTGATTTCGTCGGTCGCGAAGAACTGATCATCGCCTTCAACCCCGGCTACCTCAAGGACGGCCTGGCAGTTGTCCCCACCGAGAAGGTCGTCTTCGGCTTCACTGAGCCCTCCCGCTCTGCGATCCTGCTGCCGGAACCGGACGTTTTCAAGGAAAATGGCATGCCGGAACCCGAAGCTGACGGCAGTTTCCCCACCCCGGAGACCAATTTCACCTACCTGCTCATGCCGGTGCGGCTGCCGGGCTAAACCTCGGCCCTTCC is a genomic window containing:
- the dnaA gene encoding chromosomal replication initiator protein DnaA; its protein translation is MTHQQKAYLKLARPIVLVQGYAVLATPHTMAKQVVENDLGEYISKVLSKQMGHPCSLAVSVEPHALAAEEASKEIPRAPGTFWEENITPEQQPNQGGPQQTVANQPPQHQNQQPHQSGRGQQFPPQGYPDHNYQEQQFQDPAYQNPNFRNQNFRDPNFNNYGANQDFSGNQEFSGGGWSPSHAPAQQFDAGSGRQQQSPNFDRRLPREKPAHNPNKERSLNPKYTFESFVIGSSNRFANGAAVAVAENPAKAYNPLFIWGGSGLGKTHLLHAAGNYAHVLQPGLRIKYVSSEEFTNDYINSVRDDRQESFKRRYRNLDILMVDDIQFLEGKEGTQEEFFHTFNALHQADKQIILSSDRPPKQLTTLEDRLRTRFEGGLITDIQPPDLETRIAILMKKAQADGTLVDRDVLEMIASRFESSIRELEGALIRVSAYSSLINQPIDMKMAEIALRDILPEDADVEITAAAIMEVTADYFDITLDTLRGAGKTRAVAHARQLAMYLCRELTDLSLPKIGDQFGGKDHTTVMYADRKIRKEMKEKRDTYDEIQSLTQLIKNRSRG
- the dnaN gene encoding DNA polymerase III subunit beta, producing the protein MESQAVSFRVAKDDLANAVAWVARNLPSKVTQPVLRAMLITADDNGLELAGFDYEVSTKVRLSAEVIEPGRIAVAGKLIAEITNTLPNKPVELKVEGSKVLLTCGSSRFELPLIPLDDYPQLPELPETTGTINPQLFTEAITQVATAAGRDDTLPMLTGVNVEINGNQVQMAATDRFRLALRTFEWNPVDPDIQARLLLPAKTLLENARTLDQHQAQPVEIAVGTGEQIGREGLFGVHTENRETTTRMLDADFPNIHPLLPKVHTSMACIPIAPLQEAIRRVSLVTERNAQIRMQFAPGQVILSAGGTDSGHAEETIECDFVGREELIIAFNPGYLKDGLAVVPTEKVVFGFTEPSRSAILLPEPDVFKENGMPEPEADGSFPTPETNFTYLLMPVRLPG